One stretch of Brachyhypopomus gauderio isolate BG-103 chromosome 10, BGAUD_0.2, whole genome shotgun sequence DNA includes these proteins:
- the hmgb1a gene encoding high mobility group protein B1a has translation MGKDPTKPRGKMSSYAYFVQTCREEHKKKHPDTSVNFSEFSKKCSERWKTMSAKEKGKFEDMARLDKARYEREMKNYVPPRGEKKKRFKDPNAPKRPPSAFFIFCAEYRPKVKEETPGLSIGDVAKKLGEMWNKTSAEEKQPYEKKAAKLKEKYEKDIAAYRKGKVVGGAAKAPTKPDKANDDEDDDDDDEDDDDEDDDDDDDE, from the exons ATGGGGAAAGACCCAACAAAGCCAAGAGGAAAAATGTCCTCTTATGCCTATTTTGTTCAGACCTGTAGAGAGGAACATAAGAAGAAGCACCCTGACACATCTGTCAACTTTTCAGAGTTCTCTAAAAAATGCTCTGAGCGATGGAAG ACTATGTCAGCCAAGGAAAAAGGCAAGTTTGAAGATATGGCCAGACTTGACAAGGCACGTTATGAACGGGAGATGAAAAATTATGTTCCACCCAGAGGCGAGAAGAAGAAGAGGTTTAAGGACCCCAATGCCCCCAAGAGACCACC GTCGGCCTTTTTCATTTTCTGTGCGGAATATCGGCCCAAGGTGAAGGAAGAGACTCCAGGTCTCTCTATTGGAGATGTGGCCAAGAAGCTTGGAGAAATGTGGAACAAAACTTCTGCTGAAGAGAAGCAGCCTTATGAGAAGAAGGCAGCCAAGCTGAAGGAGAAATATGAGAAG GATATTGCTGCGTATCGAAAGGGAAAAGTTGTGGGGGGTGCAGCAAAAGCCCCCACCAAGCCAGACAAAGCCAATGACGACGAAGACGATGACGATGATGAcgaagatgatgatgacgaagatgacgacgatgatgatgatgagtaA